A segment of the Neisseria chenwenguii genome:
CTGAAAAATGACGATGGTACTGTCCGTCGCTCGTTGGGTCGCAAAGACGGCCAACTGCACCGTTTAACTGTCGGTTATGATGCCAACAATTTGGCTGTTGCTGTTGCCGGCCAATACGGTAAAAATTGGGAATCTTACGGTCAGTACCAAAATGCCTTGTCTAACGGTCTTATTGATGCGGACAGCGATGACCGTGCAGTAGAAGCTACTGAGGTTGCAGCTACTGGTGCATACCGCTTCGGCAACGTTACTCCGCGTATTTCTTATGCCCACGGCTTCAAAGCTAAAGCAAACGGTGTGAAACAGGATGGTTCCGAATACAACCAAGTAGTTGTCGGTGCCGACTACGACTTCAGCAAACGCACTACCGCTTTGGTATCCGGCGGCTGGCTGAAAGCCGGTAAAGGCGATAACAAAATCCAAAACTACGGTGGTTTGGTTGGCCTGCGCCACAAATTCTAATCTGAAAAGATTAGCCTGAGAAAGAGCCTGCTAAAAAGCAGGCTCTTTTTTCATTGCCATTTTTTCTCCTTAAACAACAATCCCCCGCCTCGCGCCTGTCGTTTCGAATATCTAAGGCCGTCTGAATTCCAGACGGCCTTTCCTCAACCTCAAATCAAATATCCACTTCCGCCGTATCGCCTTCGCGTTCCATCCAAGCGCGGCGGTTGGCGGCTTCGCCTTTGCCCATCAGCTTCACGAAAATGCTCTGCGTTTCGTCGCCCGCATCTTCGGGAATTCGTACCTGCAACAGGCGGCGGGTGTCGGGGTGCATGGTGGTGTCTTTGAGCTGGTCGGGGTTCATCTCGCCCAAGCCTTTGAAGCGGCTGATGGAATATTTGTTTTCGCTCAAACCCTCTTTGTTCAGCCGCTCGAGAATGCCGTCCAGCTCGTTTTGGTCGAGCGCGTAAAACTTTCGGGCGGGCTTGTTTTTGCCCTGCGCGTTCACGTCCACGCGGAACAGCGGCGGTTGGGCAACGTAGATATGACCGTCTGAAACCAGCTTGGGGAAGTGGCGGTAAAACAGCGTGAGCAGCAAAACCTGAATATGCGAGCCGTCCACGTCAGCATCCGACAGAATGGCAATTTTGCCGTAGCGCAGGCCGCTGAGGTCGGGGTTGTCGTTCACGCCGTGCGGATCGACGCCGATGGCGACGGAAATATCGTGGATTTCGGCGTTACCGAAAAGCTGGTCGGCGTGCACTTCAAAGCTGTTCAACACCTTGCCGCGCAGCGGCAGAATGGCCTGCGTGGCCTTGTCGCGCGCGAGTTTGGCCGAGCCGCCCGCCGAATCACCCTCCACTAAAAACAGCTCGTTTTCGCGGATGTCTTCGCTTTCGCAGTCGGTCAGCTTGCCGGGCAAAACGGCTACGCCGCTGCCTTTTTTCTTCTCGATTTTCTTCACCGAACGCATCCGTGCCTGCGCTTGCTTAATCGCCAATTCGGCGATTTTTTTGCCTGCTTCGACGTTTTGGTTCAACCACAATTCCAGCGGATCGCCCGACACGGCGGCCACGAGCTTGAGCGCGTCGCGGTTGGTTAATTTGTCTTTGGTCTGGCCTTGAAACTGCGGGTCGAGCACCCGCGCGGACAAGACAAACGCAACTTTGCCGAACACATCGTCGCTCTGCACTTTCACGCCGCGCGGCAACAGGTTGTGGTGGTTGATAAAATTGCTTACCGCTTGAAAAACCGCCTGTTTCAAGCCCGCTTCGTGCGTGCCGCCCAGCGGCGTGGGAATCAGGTTGACGTAGCTTTCGCTGGCGCACGAACCTTCTTCCAGCCAGGTCAGCGCAAACGCCGCGCCTTCGCCCACGGTAAAATCGCCGTCGTGCCCAGCCGGAATGTAGTTTTCCGAAGCGAAAACGGGCACGGCTTCCTGCGCTTCGCTGATCAAATCAGAGAGGTAGCTTTTCAGGCCGTTCGGATAATGCCAAGTCTGCGTCTGCGGCTCGGTTTGGCCTTTGGGCGTGCGCGTCAGCGACACTTCCACACCCGGCAACAGCACGGCTTTGGCGCGCAATAGCCGTTCCAGCTCGGTAATGCTGTAATTGGGCGACTCGAAATATTTGCCGTTCGGCCACACCCGCACTTCCGTGCCCGAATCGCGTACCGCGCATTTGCCGATTTGCGCCAGAGGCTCGATGACATGGCCGTCTGAAAACACGATGCGGTGAATCTGCCCTTCGCGTTTGACCGTCACTTCCAAACGGCTGGAAAGCGCGTTGGTGACGGATACGCCCACGCCGTGCAGGCCGCCTGAAAAAGCATACGCACCGCCGCCGCTTTTCTTGTCAAACTTACCGCCCGCATGAAGCTGGGTAAACACCAGTTCGACCACCGGCAGCCCCTCGGTCGGGTGCAGCCCCACCGGAATCCCGCGCCCGTTGTCTTTGACCGATAAAGAACCGTCATCATGGATTTCCACCTTAATTTCCGTGGCAAAACCGCCGAGCGCTTCGTCGGCAGCGTTGTCGATGACTTCTTGGCAGATGTGGGTCGGGCTGTCGGTGCGGGTGTACATCCCCGGGCGTTCTTTGACGGGGTCGAGCCCTTTTAGGACGGTAATGCTGGATTCGCTGTATTGTGTTTTGCTCATATCGGTTGCGGGGTGCGGGATTAAAAGATTCGGGCGGTATTCTAACACGTTACACCGCGCTTTTCAGACGGCCTCAAACAGGCCGTTTGGCCGTCTGAAAACAAAAAACGCTTTCAGGCCGTCTGAAAGCGTTTTTATCAAAACAGACATTCAATCTGCATTGCGCAGGCTGAACGCCTCGTAAGTTCCCATGCCGCGCAGGAAGCGGGAAAGTTCGCTTAAAGCGTTGAGATATACATCCCGTTTGAAATCAATCACTTCGTCAACAGGCGCCCAATATTGGTGCCAGCGCCAGCCGTCAAACTCGGGGTGTAGGGTGGCGCGCAGGTTGACATCGCTTTCGCGCCCGACCAGACGCAGGAGGTACCAAATCTGCTTCTGCCCGCGGTAAGAGTCGCGCCATTCGCGGCGCACCCAGTTGCTCGGTACATCATAACGCAGCCAGTCGCGCGTGCGCCCCAAGATTTTGACGTGTTGCGGCAAGAGGCCGACTTCTTCCATCAGTTCGCGGTACATCGCCGTTTCGGGGCTTTCGCCCGGCTTGATGCCGCCCTGCGGAAACTGCCATGAATGCTCGCGCACGCGCTTGCCCCAAAACACTTCGTTCCGCTGGTTGGTCAGGATAATTCCGACATTGGGGCGATAGCCTTCTCTGTCTAACACGGTGCCGCCCTTCGTTAAATTTAATCGCGTAATTTTCCCATAAACCCGCCCGCTTTGACAAATCCGCCGCTTTTCAGACGGCCTGTTCCGCGCCCGAAAACAAATTTGAAACACAAGTCTGAAAGGCTGTCTGAAAAAATATTGTTTACGATGAAAACCATAGCTTGGCCGTCTGAAAAATTTACCGTTTTATTGATTCTAAACCCTTGCGCCGAAAAGGGTTTTGCCGTTTAATACGCTGCCGCCGAAATCCTGCGGCCAGCGCGTGCGGCCAACCGTTTCCGCTGTTTGTAAAACGATTTTTTAGGACTTCCTACCATGAAAAAAAAACTGTTGGCCTCCGCTCTGACGGTGCTCCTCTTGACTGCATGCGGCGGCGACAAAGCCGCCTCCTCCGAATCCCAAGCCGCAGGCGCGCCTGCTTCCAACCGCCTCAACCTCTACATCTGGTCGGACTACGTCGATCCGGCTACCGTAACTGAGTTTGAAAAAACCAATAAAATCAAAGTGGAATCCGCTTATTACGATAGCAACGAAACGTTGGAAGCCAAAATCCTGACCGGCAAATCCGGCTACGATCTCGTTGCTCCCTCGATTGCCAACGTCGGCCGCCAAATCAAAGCCGGCGCGTATCAGAAAATCGACAAATCCCAAATTCCCAACTACAAAAACATCGACCCCGAACTCTTGAAAATGATGGATCAGGTTGATCCGGGCAACGAATACGCCGTGCCTTATTTCTGGGGCATCAACACGCTGGCCATCAACAAAGACCTCGTAGCCAAAGCGCTGGGTACCGACAAACTGCCTGAAAACGAATGGGATTTGGTATTCAACCCCGAATACACCGCCAAACTGAAATCCTGCGGCATCAGCTATTTCGACAGTGCCACCGAACAGCTGCCGCTGGCTTTGAAATATATCGGCAAAGACCCGAACAGCGAAAGCGCCGACGACATGAAAGAAGCCGTCGCCATGATGAAAAAAGTGCGCGGCGACATCAAACGCTTCAGCTCGTCCGGCTACATCGACGACATGGCAACCGGTAACCTCTGCGTCGCCATCGGCTACGGCGGCGACCTCAACATCGCAAAAAACCGCGCCCTCGAAGCGAAAAACGGCGTCAACCTCGAAGTCTTGACCCCGAAAAGCGGCGTCGGCATTTGGATCGACTCGTTCATGATTCCGAAAGACGCGCACAACGCCACCAACGCGCACAAATACATCAACTACACGCTCACGCCCGAAGTGGCGGCGAAAAACGGCAATTTCGTCACCTATGGCCCCGCCAGCAAACCCGCGCGCGAGTTGATGGAGAAAAAATATGCTGACGATCCGTCGATTTTCCCGAGCGAAGAAGTGCGTAAAAACAGCTTCGTCGTGCTGCCGAAATCTTCGACCGCCACCAAATTCGCTGTCAAACTTTGGCAGGGTTTGAAAGCAGGCCGGTAAGTGGTTTCATCAAACAGAAGGCCGTCTGAAAAGTTTTCAGACGGCCTTCTGTTTTTGCACGCGTTTTGATCTGATAGCCGAGACCTTTGCAAAACTAAGAAACGTCCACCCGAATGCCGTCTGAAACGGTTAATCATTCAACCGACTTCATTCCCGTGCAGGCGGGAATGACGGATTTGGCGTTTCAGACGGCCTTCCAATTTTTACACACGTTTCGGCCTGAGGTCTCTGCGTTCCCGAAGATCTTAAAATCCGTGCCGAACATAAAAAAAACAACCCGATAAAACGATGCCGTCTGAAAAATTTCAGACGGCATCGTTTATTTCCCAATATCCTACATCGCCCCGTAATTCGGCCCGCTGCCGCCTTCAGGGCAAATCCAGACGATGTTTTGCGTCGGGTCTTTGATATCGCAGGTTTTGCAGTGTACGCAGTTGGCGGCGTTGATTTGCAGTTTGGGCTGTCCGCCTTCTTCGACGATTTCATACACGCCCGCAGGGCAGTAGCGGGTTTCGGGCGAGGCGTATTGTTTGTAGTTGACGTCGATCATGACCTGCGGATTTTTCAGGGTCAGGTGGTCGGGCTGGTTTTCTTCGTGGGCGGTGTTGGCGAGGAAAATGCTGCTCAGGCGGTCGAAGGTCAATACGCCGTCGGGTTTCGGATAGTGAATCGGCGTACAGCCGGCGGCTTTTTTGAGCTGCTCGTTGTCTTTGCCGTGGTGGCTAAGCGTCCACGGCGCTTTGCCTTTGAAAATCATCTGGTCGAGACCGGTGTAAACCATGCCGGCATACAAACCCCATTTAAACGAGGGGCGCACGTTTCGCGCGGCGTGAAGTTCCTGATGCGCCCAGCTTTGTTCAAACAGCTCTTGGTATTGCGCCGCTTCTTTGCCGCTTGTGCACTCGGTTTCTTCCAAGTTTTCCAATATCGGGAACACGGCCTCTGCCGCCAGCATGGCGGATTTCATGGCGGTATGGATGCCTTTGATGCGCGGCATATTGAGGAAACCGGCGGCGTCGCCGACCAATGCGCCGCCGCCAAACGTCAGTTTGGGCAGGCTTTGCAAACCGCCTTCCACCAGCGCGCGCGCGCCGTAGGCGATACGGCGGCCGCCTTCGAATGTTGTGCGGATGTCGGGATGGGTTTTGAAGCGTTGGAACTCTTCAAACGGCGACAGATACGGGTTTTGGTAATCCAAACCGACCACGAATCCGACCGCGACTTTGCTGTCGTCGAGATGGTAGATAAACGCGCCGCCGTAGGTTTTGCTGTCGAGCGGCCAGCCGCAGGTGTGCACCACCAAGCCCGCTTGATGTTTTTCAGACGGCACTTCCCAAATTTCTTTAATGCCCAAGCCGTAAGTTTGCGGCTGGCTGTTTTGGTCGAGGCCGAACTTCTCGATGATCTGCTTGCTCAGCGAACCGCGGCAGCCCTCGGCAAACAGCGTCTGCTGCGCCCAAAGCTCCATGCCGGGCTGGAAATTGTCGGTCGGTTCGCCGTCTTTTCCCACGCCCATATTGCCCGTGGCAATGCCTTTGACCGAACCGTCTTCATGGTAAAGCACTTCCTCCGCCGCAAAGCCCGGATAGATTTCCACGCCCATATTTTCCGCCTGCTCCGCCAGCCAGCGCACGAGTTCGCCCAAGCTGACGATGTAGTTGCCGCGGTTGTCGAAATTCGGCGTAACGGGCAGGTTGAACGCTTTTTTCTCTCTTAAAAACAAAACCTTGTCTTGAGTCACGCTGCGCATCAGCGGCGCACCGCGTTCTTTCCAATCGGGCAGCAGTTCGCCCAGCGCAATCGGATCGATGACCGCGCCCGCCAACGAATGCGCACCAACCTCCGAACCTTTTTCCACCACGCAGACGCTGATTTCGCGCCCCGCCTGTTCGGCAAGCTGCTTGAGCCGGACGGCGGCCGACAAGCCCGACGGGCCTGCGCCGACAATCACGACGTCGTACTGCATACTGTCGCGTTCGATGGATTCGGTCATGGTAGTGGTTCCTGTGGTGTTTTTTAGTTTAAAGGGTCAGACGGGCAGGGCGGTTTTCAGACGGCCGCCCGATTGGCAGAATACAGACAAGGCGCGGAATTATACAGTAGTAACAAATTGTTACCAATGCAGATAAGTTAAACAGGGGCCGTCTGAATGCTTCGGCTATGCTCGGCACAAGTGCTTCGGCTGTACTTGGTAACGGATTTTCAGACGGCCTCAATGCCGAAATGCCGTCTGAAAATATCCGGCTTCCCGTTCCCAAACAAAAAAAGCAGGCTGTCGAACCTGCTTTTTTACTTATCCGCCACTTAGTCGAAATTCAGAACGGCAGAGGTGTAAACGTTTTGCACGTCGTCCAAATCTTCCAGCGCATCAATCAGTTTCTGCATTTTCACCGCATCTTCGCCGCTCAATTCGGCTTCGTTTTGCGCGCGCATGGTCACTTCTCCGTCGATGGCTTTGTAGCCCGCGGTTTCCAGCGCGGCTTTTACGCTGCTCCAGTCGTTTGGCGCGGTAATCACTTCAATCGAGCCGTCGTCGTTGACGACCACATCTTCTGCACCCGCTTCCAGAGAGGCTTCCATCAGCGCGTCTTCATCAACGCCCGGCTCGAAAACCAGATAGCCCTGATGAACGAAGTTGAACGCGACGCAGCCGTCGGTGCCGAGGTTGCCGCCGTTTTTGGTAAAGGCATGGCGCACGTCGGCGACGGTGCGGGTTTTGTTGTCGGTCAGGCAGTCCACCATCAGCGCGGCGCCGCCGATACCGTAGCCTTCGTAACGCAGTTCGACGTATTCCACGCCCTCTAGGTTGCCCGTGCCTTTGTCGATGGCGCGCTGCACGTTGTCTTTGGGCATATTGTTTTCGGCGGCTTTTTCCAAAGCCAGACGCAGGCGCGGATTGGCGCTTGCATCGCCGCCGCCCATGCGCGCGGCGACGGTGATTTCTTTAATCAGTTTGGTGAAGATTTTGCCGCGTTTGGCGTCTTGTCGGGCTTTTTTATGCTGGATATTCGCCCACTTGCTGTGGCCTGCCATGTTGAATCCTTTCGCTTTTTTGCGGTTTACGCCGCAGATTGGGTCGGTATTTGAAATACGCGCATTTTAACATAAGTTTGACGCCCCCGAAATTCGGCGGCCGGCGCGTGGTTTTCAGACGGCCTGCCGGTTTTACGGCGGCATTCCGTTAACTTTTGTTATAACCTTCCAAGGTTTGTGTTTTGAATAAAAGCTCTTTATAGTTATGGGCTTGCTCTGTTTCTGCCAAAACAGGGCGTTCGGACGGAAGGCCGTCTGAAAATGCGGAACACAAGGGGAGTAGCTGCCGCCGCGTTCCGTATATCTGTTAACTTTCTCTTTTTCAGAGGTTTTTTATGGAAGCAACATTGTCTCAGCTGGTGGGCTCGGTCAATACGGTTTTGTGGGATTATCTGCTGATTTATGCCTTAATCGGCATCGGTCTGTTTTTTACGCTTTATCTGGGTGCGCCGCAGATTACCAAACTCGGAACGGGATTCAAGTCTGTATTCGGCGGATTGTTCGGCAAAAGCGGCGATAAAGACCACAAGTCTCTATCCCAATTCCAAGCGCTGGCTGTTGCCGTATCGGCGCAAATCGGCACGGGTAACGTCGCCGGCGTCGCTACCGCGATTACTGCCGGCGGGCCGGGCGCGATTTTTTGGATGTGGCTGTCTGCCGTTTTGGGGATGTCCACGATTTTCTCCGAAGCAGTTTTGGCACAGAAATACCGCGTGGTCAGCCACGGTAAATACATCGGCGGCCCGGCGTTTTACATTACCCACGGTCTGACGCCGAAAATCGGGCGCACGCCGGCGCGCTTTCTCTCGGGCTTTTTCTCGATTGCCATCATTGTTGCGCTGGGTTTCATCGGTAATGCCACGCAGGCGAACTCCATTGCTTCGGCCGTTACCATTGCTTTTGATGTTCCGGCTCTGGTGGTCGGTATCGGTTTGGCGGTGTTGGCTGGACTGATTATCGTCGGCGGTGTTGACCGTATCGCCAATGTCGCGCAATTTGTCGTGCCGTTTATGGCGGTAATTTATATTATTTGTGCGGTGGTCATTCTGTTTCAATTTTCCGATCACATCGGCCCGATGATTAACCATATTTTTGTCGCTGCATTTAATCCTGAAGCCGTGATGGGCGGTGCCGCAGGCATCGGCATGCGCGAAGCGGTGCGTTACGGCGTGGCACGCGGCCTGTTTTCCAACGAAGCAGGTATGGGTTCGACGCCGCACGCCCACGCAACGGCGGATGTCAAACACCCTGTCCAACAGGGTTTGGCAGCGTTTATCGGCGTATTTATCGACACCATTTTGGTCTGCACCGCAACGGCGCTGATTATTCTGCTGACCGATGCCAACCTTTCGGGCTTGAAAGGTGCGGCAGTAACACAACAGGCGTTTACCACTGCATTCGGCGGCATCGGCTCCAAACTCCTCGCCGTCTGCCTGACATTTTTTGCCTTTACTACCATTATCGGCTGGTATTACTTCGGCGAATCCAATATCTGCTTCCTGTTCCGCGGACGGCATTTGGGTATTTACCGCACTTTGGTTTTGTGTGCCATCGTATTGGGTACGCTTGGCAAAGTCGATTTGGTTTGGAGTCTGTCGGATATGTTCAACGGCTTCATGGTCATTCCAAACTTAATCGCCTTATTCTTGTTGCGCAAAGAAATCCGCGCTGTTTACGACGACTATCTGGCGCAGACCAAAGCCGGAAAAGAACTGTCGTATCAGTATGAATTTCATGAGTTTCACGACAAAGGTTAAACTGTCGGCGCAAACAAAAAACCTCTCAGGCAAACTGAGAGGTTTTTCTTTTTTCAGACGGCATCCCAAGCGGCTGAGGCCGTCTGAAAACCTATAAAACGTAAAAATAAATACAGACAAACTGCGCGAGGCTGCCGCCCAATACAAACAGATGCCAGATGCCGTGGCCGTGTTTGATTTTGTGGTCGTTTACAAACCAGTAAATCCCGGCGCTGTATAAAATGCCGCCCAGCGCCAGCCAGAACAGCCCTGCGGCAGAAAGCGTTTTCGCCAGCGGGTACATCGCCACCAGAATCAGCCAGCCCATCACGACGTAAATCACCAGCGACAGCAGCCGTTTCTCGCTCCTGCGCCCGATGGTCAGCTCTTGAATGATGCCGAACAGCGCCAACCCCCACGACACGCCGAACAGCGACCAGCCCCAACCGCCTTTGAGCGTAACCAGCGTAAACGGTGTGTAGCTGCCGGCAATCAGCAGGTAAATCATGCAATGGTCGATTTTCTGCAAAACCGATTTGGCTTTGGGTTGAGGGATGCTGTGATAGAGCGTCGAACCCAAATAGAGCAGAAACAGGCACACGCCGTAAGTGATGGCGCTGGCGAGTTTGTAGGGGTCGAAATCCGACACTGCTTTCACAATCATCAGCACCATGCCGGCAACGGCCAGCATCGAGCCGGCCAGATGGCTGTATGCGTTAAAACGTTCACCGTGATACATAGGATTTGTTCTCATTTTTCGGATGGAATATAAGTGTACGCGAAAGGCGGTTCAAAAAGGCCGTCTGAAAGATAAAGATTGGTTAAGGGTTTTGGGTAGGCGCTTCCTAAAAACACTCATGCCGTCTGAAAAGTTTTCAGACGGCATGAGTTCTTAATAGCGGGAAAAAATGGCGGATCGGTGGGCACAAAACAAAACGCACAAAAGCAAAAAGCGCTTCTGCCGAAACAGAAGCGCTTTTCAAAATCTGGCACGCCCACGGGGAATCGAACCCCGGTTACCGCCGTGAAAGGGCGATGTCCTAACCGCTAGACGATGGGCGCGGATATTGTGTTTGGCGCACCCGGAGCGATTCGAACGCCCGACCCTCTGGTTCGTAGCCAGATACTCTATCCAACTGAGCTACGGGTGCAACACAACGAAGTCAGTATTCTATGGGCGGTTGCCGTATCTGTCAAGCATTTAGCTGGAAAAAATTTCGGGAGCGTGTAAAATGCGCGTTTATTTGTTGAATTTACAGGGAAAGAAAATGGCGCACGCTTCCCGCTGGCCGCGTTTGGCTGCTGCATTTGCCCGACTCGGCCTGCCTGTGGCGGTGGTGGATTTGGAATCGACGGGCGGCAATATGATGCAGGACAGGATTACCGAAGCGGCGGTGGTGCGTTTTGAAAACGGCCGAGTAACGCGCCATGAATGGTTGGTGAATCCACGGCAGCCGATTTCCGACTTTATCGTCCGTCTGACCGGCATTACCGACGAAATGGTCGCCGATGCGCCCGAGTTTGCCCAAATCGCGCCCGATTTGCTGCCGCTGTTGCGCGGTGCGCTGGTTGTGGCGCACAACAGCCGTTTCGATTATCCCTTTTTGCGCAGCGAATTTCAGCGTGCCGGTTTGGCGTTTGCCGCGCCCGCGCTGTGTACTGTCCAGCTTTCGCGCCGCCTCTATCCGCAGTTTCACAAACACAATCTCGACAGCATCATCGAGCGCTTCGGCATCGAAGTGGGAAGCCGCCACCGCGCCATGACTGATGTTTTGGCGCTGTGTGATTTTTTGGAACACAGTTTGGGCGAAAAAAATGCCGACGACTGGGAAAACCAGTGCCGTGCGCTGATAAATCCGAAAATGCTGCCGACCTGGCTGCCGGATCATCTGGTCGAACCGCTTTACGCGCTGCCTGACGGCGCAGGCGTGTCGGTGTGGTTTGACGCCTTCGGGCAGGCGCAGGCGGTGGAGGCGCACGAGCGGGCGTATCCCGAAATCGCCGCGCAGCTTCACAGCAAAAAAGTGCCGGTTTATATGCGTTCCGCTTCGGCGG
Coding sequences within it:
- the parE gene encoding DNA topoisomerase IV subunit B, with the protein product MSKTQYSESSITVLKGLDPVKERPGMYTRTDSPTHICQEVIDNAADEALGGFATEIKVEIHDDGSLSVKDNGRGIPVGLHPTEGLPVVELVFTQLHAGGKFDKKSGGGAYAFSGGLHGVGVSVTNALSSRLEVTVKREGQIHRIVFSDGHVIEPLAQIGKCAVRDSGTEVRVWPNGKYFESPNYSITELERLLRAKAVLLPGVEVSLTRTPKGQTEPQTQTWHYPNGLKSYLSDLISEAQEAVPVFASENYIPAGHDGDFTVGEGAAFALTWLEEGSCASESYVNLIPTPLGGTHEAGLKQAVFQAVSNFINHHNLLPRGVKVQSDDVFGKVAFVLSARVLDPQFQGQTKDKLTNRDALKLVAAVSGDPLELWLNQNVEAGKKIAELAIKQAQARMRSVKKIEKKKGSGVAVLPGKLTDCESEDIRENELFLVEGDSAGGSAKLARDKATQAILPLRGKVLNSFEVHADQLFGNAEIHDISVAIGVDPHGVNDNPDLSGLRYGKIAILSDADVDGSHIQVLLLTLFYRHFPKLVSDGHIYVAQPPLFRVDVNAQGKNKPARKFYALDQNELDGILERLNKEGLSENKYSISRFKGLGEMNPDQLKDTTMHPDTRRLLQVRIPEDAGDETQSIFVKLMGKGEAANRRAWMEREGDTAEVDI
- a CDS encoding RNA pyrophosphohydrolase produces the protein MTRLNLTKGGTVLDREGYRPNVGIILTNQRNEVFWGKRVREHSWQFPQGGIKPGESPETAMYRELMEEVGLLPQHVKILGRTRDWLRYDVPSNWVRREWRDSYRGQKQIWYLLRLVGRESDVNLRATLHPEFDGWRWHQYWAPVDEVIDFKRDVYLNALSELSRFLRGMGTYEAFSLRNAD
- a CDS encoding polyamine ABC transporter substrate-binding protein, which produces MKKKLLASALTVLLLTACGGDKAASSESQAAGAPASNRLNLYIWSDYVDPATVTEFEKTNKIKVESAYYDSNETLEAKILTGKSGYDLVAPSIANVGRQIKAGAYQKIDKSQIPNYKNIDPELLKMMDQVDPGNEYAVPYFWGINTLAINKDLVAKALGTDKLPENEWDLVFNPEYTAKLKSCGISYFDSATEQLPLALKYIGKDPNSESADDMKEAVAMMKKVRGDIKRFSSSGYIDDMATGNLCVAIGYGGDLNIAKNRALEAKNGVNLEVLTPKSGVGIWIDSFMIPKDAHNATNAHKYINYTLTPEVAAKNGNFVTYGPASKPARELMEKKYADDPSIFPSEEVRKNSFVVLPKSSTATKFAVKLWQGLKAGR
- a CDS encoding electron transfer flavoprotein-ubiquinone oxidoreductase: MTESIERDSMQYDVVIVGAGPSGLSAAVRLKQLAEQAGREISVCVVEKGSEVGAHSLAGAVIDPIALGELLPDWKERGAPLMRSVTQDKVLFLREKKAFNLPVTPNFDNRGNYIVSLGELVRWLAEQAENMGVEIYPGFAAEEVLYHEDGSVKGIATGNMGVGKDGEPTDNFQPGMELWAQQTLFAEGCRGSLSKQIIEKFGLDQNSQPQTYGLGIKEIWEVPSEKHQAGLVVHTCGWPLDSKTYGGAFIYHLDDSKVAVGFVVGLDYQNPYLSPFEEFQRFKTHPDIRTTFEGGRRIAYGARALVEGGLQSLPKLTFGGGALVGDAAGFLNMPRIKGIHTAMKSAMLAAEAVFPILENLEETECTSGKEAAQYQELFEQSWAHQELHAARNVRPSFKWGLYAGMVYTGLDQMIFKGKAPWTLSHHGKDNEQLKKAAGCTPIHYPKPDGVLTFDRLSSIFLANTAHEENQPDHLTLKNPQVMIDVNYKQYASPETRYCPAGVYEIVEEGGQPKLQINAANCVHCKTCDIKDPTQNIVWICPEGGSGPNYGAM
- a CDS encoding YebC/PmpR family DNA-binding transcriptional regulator — its product is MAGHSKWANIQHKKARQDAKRGKIFTKLIKEITVAARMGGGDASANPRLRLALEKAAENNMPKDNVQRAIDKGTGNLEGVEYVELRYEGYGIGGAALMVDCLTDNKTRTVADVRHAFTKNGGNLGTDGCVAFNFVHQGYLVFEPGVDEDALMEASLEAGAEDVVVNDDGSIEVITAPNDWSSVKAALETAGYKAIDGEVTMRAQNEAELSGEDAVKMQKLIDALEDLDDVQNVYTSAVLNFD
- a CDS encoding alanine/glycine:cation symporter family protein — protein: MEATLSQLVGSVNTVLWDYLLIYALIGIGLFFTLYLGAPQITKLGTGFKSVFGGLFGKSGDKDHKSLSQFQALAVAVSAQIGTGNVAGVATAITAGGPGAIFWMWLSAVLGMSTIFSEAVLAQKYRVVSHGKYIGGPAFYITHGLTPKIGRTPARFLSGFFSIAIIVALGFIGNATQANSIASAVTIAFDVPALVVGIGLAVLAGLIIVGGVDRIANVAQFVVPFMAVIYIICAVVILFQFSDHIGPMINHIFVAAFNPEAVMGGAAGIGMREAVRYGVARGLFSNEAGMGSTPHAHATADVKHPVQQGLAAFIGVFIDTILVCTATALIILLTDANLSGLKGAAVTQQAFTTAFGGIGSKLLAVCLTFFAFTTIIGWYYFGESNICFLFRGRHLGIYRTLVLCAIVLGTLGKVDLVWSLSDMFNGFMVIPNLIALFLLRKEIRAVYDDYLAQTKAGKELSYQYEFHEFHDKG
- the trhA gene encoding PAQR family membrane homeostasis protein TrhA, with the protein product MYHGERFNAYSHLAGSMLAVAGMVLMIVKAVSDFDPYKLASAITYGVCLFLLYLGSTLYHSIPQPKAKSVLQKIDHCMIYLLIAGSYTPFTLVTLKGGWGWSLFGVSWGLALFGIIQELTIGRRSEKRLLSLVIYVVMGWLILVAMYPLAKTLSAAGLFWLALGGILYSAGIYWFVNDHKIKHGHGIWHLFVLGGSLAQFVCIYFYVL
- a CDS encoding 3'-5' exonuclease family protein, which encodes MAHASRWPRLAAAFARLGLPVAVVDLESTGGNMMQDRITEAAVVRFENGRVTRHEWLVNPRQPISDFIVRLTGITDEMVADAPEFAQIAPDLLPLLRGALVVAHNSRFDYPFLRSEFQRAGLAFAAPALCTVQLSRRLYPQFHKHNLDSIIERFGIEVGSRHRAMTDVLALCDFLEHSLGEKNADDWENQCRALINPKMLPTWLPDHLVEPLYALPDGAGVSVWFDAFGQAQAVEAHERAYPEIAAQLHSKKVPVYMRSASAVRFLPALGSLHALWLKAQAMREHNLRPSENVRTAVTVQFAEDERGRLQARIVPMKNGSRSTRSYGFFLHKKAAKRALADWAQTHNLCPDTLGILPETYAQNEPCPVSASGRCACGNDDAVQNDRIREFARLLPVADWGRAHEIEITETDPLSGQSITLTCAGGALALPDGCWYYDETLPAVLKAKFKQGTVKVIA